GCGCCATGCGACGCGGTCGGTGGCAAGGCGGTCGGCTTGGTCGAGAATGCCAGCTTTCCGCGAAGACAGGCAGCCGGACGTCACGGTCATGTCCATGGCAAGACGTGGGCCTGCTTGAGCCCGCCCGAACTGAAACCAACTGCAAAACCAAACGCTGCTGCGAAACACGCAGCAATCACGAAAATAGCCATCAATATGGTCCCCCCAGACCTCTCGGTACACAAGCGCAACTGGGGGGCGAGATCAACAGGAAGATGCCCGTCGAGGGATGACGCGAGAGGCAGGTATCGGGCTCATAAGATCCGCCATCCGGGCATGAACCTTCCCGCCCCTTGCCTCCGACCAAGGTCTGGAGGGATTTTATCGCCCGCCGGGATGCCCCACGGATTGAAGGACCTGGTTAGGCCCATGGAACAGCGCAAATCGACCTTGGATGGCCAGCCCGGCGCCGGCACCCCGACGACCACGCCGCCGGCGTGGATGCATCCTTCGGCGTCCTATTCGCCGGACCGACGCGCCAAAATGCTGGAGCACATGGCGCGCGCCAGATCGGTGCCGCAACACCAGCCGACTGCCTCACCGGTGCCGCCGCGAAAGAGCGGCCTGGACATCCTCGGTGATCTCTTCGGCTACATCGTCCTGTTCGGCGCGATCGCCGTTCTGTGCATGTCGCGCATCCCTCTCTATCTCGGCGCGTTTCTGTTCCTGACCGACGACGAGCGCATCGAAAGCGCCTTCGCGGCGGTCGGCGTCCAGTTCAAGCCGAATGCGGTTGGACCCGAGCTCATCAAAGGCTTCGCGTCATGGTTCGGATGGATCGCCCTGCTCGCATCTTTGCGAGCTCCCGCCCCTGTCTGGCTCGCGCCGTTCCTGCCACCGTCGCAGTCTTGGGGCTTCATCGCCGGCATCGCGCTTGCGCTCGCCGCCGTCGAAGCGCTCGGATCGCTGGCGATGCGATGTGCAACGCTGTGGTTCGGATGGGATCTCCGGCTCGATAACCTGACCTTTACGACGATCAAATTCCTGATCGCGATCGGCGCGCTCGTACTGGTGATCTTGTTCGGTAGCGTCTGACGGCCACCTTAGTTCTGAACTGCCGAAGCAGTCGCAATGACGTGGTTGTGAACGTGTGCGCCTAATAATCGGGACGTTTTGCCGCCGCGCCCGGCACACAGCCGACCCGCCCGTTTACCGGAAATTTACCCCTGCTCCTGAGCTCTGGTATCATTTGCTTAGAATTTGATTGCTACCGTGGAATTACGGAAACAATCCGAAACATCATTTTGGCGCCCATGTCCGTCGCAGAGTTCCTCAGGCAGCGTGCAGTGGACGTAACGGTGAACGGCAGCTATTCGCTGCATCGCTGGTACGATTGCGAGGGCAAGCTGCGAAACTTCGCCTGCCGCACCAAGCGGGTATCGCCTTTCCGTATGATCGTGGACGTGCCGGTCGTCGGCAAGATCGGCGAGCGCGTGACCTCCTACTTCCAGGATTTCGGCGAATTCCAGTGCACCATCAGCGCAACGCTCAAGTCGGGCTTCCTGATGGAGCTCGAGATGACGCGGTCGCGTCGCGCCTGGATGTCGGAAAAGCTGACCTGGCTCGAGAAGAAGCAGAGGGACGAGAGCATCCAGGAGCTGCGGCGCGACGCGCGTTTCGTTCCGCAGGCCTCCCACACCGTTCTGACGCTCGCCGACGGCAGCAGCCATTCCTGCTTCATCATCGACGTCTCAACCGCCGGCGTCGCGATCTCCTGCGAATACGACCCGCCGATAGGCACTCCGCTTGCAGTCGGCGCCTGCGTCGGGCGCGTCATCCGCAAGTTCGACAATGGCTTTGCGGTGAAGTTCGCCGAGAAGCAGCAACGCGACGACCTCGTCCGTCTGCTGGTGCGCCAGAGCGTGCCGCAGCCAGCTTGACGTCGCCCGGCTCGGCCTCCTGCGGCTGCCCTATCCCGGCCCCAATGCAGGATCAGCCTTCGACGGTCCGGCGTGCTGGACGTCATTTTGCAGGCTTGCGATCGGGGGACCGGATGGCAGTCGACAAGATCACAGTTGACAAGATCACTTGGGACCGGGTCGGACGGGTGACCGCGCCCGGACGCTACATGTACACATTCGGCTGGTTGACGATTACGGCCGGTGATCTGGATATCTGGAAACAATACCCGCAAGCCGCGTTCACGCTGCTCGCACACGGCTCCGAGCCGGACGGGACCATCGCCGGGGAATTCCATCTCGGCGCCTTCGATGTTGCGCCCGACGCCTCATCGCCGATCACCACGCATTGAGCGTCGGAAACGACGGCCTGACCGCCTATGCGCCAAGCGCAGAGGAAAACGGGAACGCATGGCATGCGCATTGCTTAATGATTGTCATGATGCAGATCCCAGCCGTCGACCAGGCCTTCCTGCTGTTCCTTCTCGTCTCCTGCCTTGGCACGTGCCTCGTACGCGCCCTCTGGGAGTTGGAGCAGATCCGAGCTCGCCGAATTGCGTCACCGCCGCGCCAACGCGCAACCAAGCGGGACTAGGTACGCGCGTTGCCCGGGCGCGGCCGCGCGCCTCTGGACTCGCTG
This genomic interval from Bradyrhizobium guangzhouense contains the following:
- a CDS encoding PilZ domain-containing protein — translated: MSVAEFLRQRAVDVTVNGSYSLHRWYDCEGKLRNFACRTKRVSPFRMIVDVPVVGKIGERVTSYFQDFGEFQCTISATLKSGFLMELEMTRSRRAWMSEKLTWLEKKQRDESIQELRRDARFVPQASHTVLTLADGSSHSCFIIDVSTAGVAISCEYDPPIGTPLAVGACVGRVIRKFDNGFAVKFAEKQQRDDLVRLLVRQSVPQPA